In Herbaspirillum seropedicae, a single window of DNA contains:
- a CDS encoding cupin domain-containing protein: MTTTHAITQFRLSSPTPEFDHPREERRLDGNPLRTTWNHFTSASGEVSAGIWACERGSWRIAFAQNKDEYFYVLEGRCRVIDEQGHAAEAGPGDAMVIPAGFKGVFEVVEALRKHYVIVTGKISSNQTDRADRE, encoded by the coding sequence ATGACCACTACGCATGCCATTACCCAATTCCGTCTCAGCTCGCCCACGCCCGAATTCGACCATCCGCGTGAAGAGCGTCGGCTGGACGGCAATCCCCTGCGCACTACCTGGAACCACTTCACCAGCGCCAGCGGCGAAGTCAGCGCCGGTATCTGGGCCTGCGAAAGAGGCAGCTGGCGCATTGCCTTCGCGCAGAACAAGGATGAGTATTTCTATGTGCTGGAAGGCCGTTGCCGGGTCATTGATGAGCAAGGCCATGCGGCCGAGGCGGGACCAGGCGATGCGATGGTGATTCCGGCTGGGTTCAAGGGGGTGTTCGAGGTGGTGGAGGCGTTACGAAAGCACTACGTGATTGTCACGGGGAAAATCTCATCGAACCAAACCGATCGTGCTGACCGCGAATAG
- a CDS encoding DUF72 domain-containing protein → MGKIWIGISGWRYAPWRGSFYPKGLRQDDELHYASRVLPSIELNGSFYALQRPESYQRWYEQTPPGFLFSHKGNRFITHTRRLQDIDGALANVFASGVFNLKEKLGPFLWQFPPSFRYEPESLEHFLSLLPHDTEAAMALAQGHEPRMQGRVALEVDKKRKLRHAMEIRHDSFVDESFIQLLRKYQVALVIADAPKKWPYQEDVTADFMYLRLHGDKRLYQSGYSDEAIDAWAERIRAWAAGGQPEQGPRISAAAPRKRASRDVYCYFDNDMKVKAPFDARRLIERLGLKLELPPPGLMLDEDQ, encoded by the coding sequence ATGGGCAAGATCTGGATCGGCATTTCGGGCTGGCGCTACGCCCCTTGGCGCGGCAGTTTCTACCCCAAGGGCTTGCGCCAGGATGATGAGCTGCACTATGCGTCAAGGGTACTGCCCAGCATCGAGCTCAACGGTTCCTTCTACGCCTTGCAACGCCCCGAAAGCTATCAGCGCTGGTATGAGCAGACGCCACCCGGCTTTCTCTTCAGCCACAAGGGCAATCGCTTCATCACCCACACCCGGCGCCTGCAGGACATCGATGGCGCCCTGGCCAACGTGTTCGCCTCCGGTGTATTCAATCTGAAGGAAAAACTCGGGCCTTTCCTGTGGCAGTTCCCGCCCAGCTTCCGCTATGAGCCGGAGTCGCTGGAACACTTCCTGAGCCTGCTACCGCACGATACCGAAGCGGCCATGGCCCTGGCGCAAGGGCACGAGCCGCGCATGCAGGGCAGGGTGGCGCTGGAGGTCGACAAGAAGCGCAAGCTGCGCCACGCCATGGAAATCCGCCATGACAGTTTCGTGGACGAGTCTTTCATCCAGCTGCTGCGCAAGTACCAGGTGGCCTTGGTGATCGCGGATGCGCCCAAGAAATGGCCTTACCAGGAAGACGTCACGGCCGATTTCATGTACCTGCGCCTGCACGGCGACAAGCGCCTGTACCAGAGCGGCTACAGCGATGAGGCCATCGACGCCTGGGCCGAGCGCATCCGCGCCTGGGCCGCAGGCGGTCAGCCGGAGCAGGGGCCGCGCATTTCGGCGGCCGCCCCGCGCAAGCGCGCCAGCCGGGATGTGTACTGCTATTTTGATAATGATATGAAGGTCAAGGCCCCCTTCGACGCCCGCCGGCTGATCGAGCGCCTGGGATTGAAGCTGGAGCTGCCGCCGCCGGGCTTGATGCTCGATGAGGATCAATGA
- a CDS encoding ABC-F family ATPase has protein sequence MLSTANITMQFGAKPLFENISVKFGDGNRYGLIGANGCGKSTFMKILGGDLEPSAGNVSLDVNERLGKLRQDQFAYEEMRVLDVVMMGHVEMWAAMSERDAIYANPDATDDDYMKAADLEAKFAEYDGYTAEARAGELLLGVGVPIEQHNGPMSNVAPGWKLRVLLAQALFSNPDILLLDEPTNNLDINTIRWLEEVLNERNSTMIIISHDRHFLNQVCTHMADMDYGTLKIYPGNYDDYMLASSQARAQQLAANAKAKEKVAELQDFVRRFSANKSKARQATSRAKQIDKIKVEDIKPSSRVNPFIRFEGEKKLHRLAVETQGITKTYDRDIFKNFSIMVEAGEKIAIIGANGAGKTTLLRSIGGDVTGLHPDGGLVKWAENANVGYMPQDPTEEFAGGETLTDWMGKWTQEGDDDQAVRGILGRLLFSGDDVKKSVKVLSGGEKGRMMYGKLMLGRHNVLLMDEPTNHMDMESIESLNIALEKYAGTLIFVSHDREFVSSLATRILEVKDGQVIDFQGGYEDYLASQGIE, from the coding sequence GTGCTATCCACCGCAAACATCACCATGCAGTTCGGCGCCAAGCCGTTGTTCGAGAACATTTCCGTCAAGTTCGGCGATGGCAATCGCTACGGCCTGATCGGCGCCAATGGCTGCGGCAAGTCCACCTTCATGAAGATCCTCGGCGGCGACCTCGAGCCCTCGGCTGGCAACGTCAGCCTGGACGTGAACGAGCGTCTGGGTAAATTGCGCCAGGACCAGTTCGCCTATGAAGAAATGCGCGTGCTGGATGTGGTCATGATGGGTCACGTCGAGATGTGGGCCGCCATGTCCGAGCGCGACGCCATCTACGCCAATCCCGACGCCACCGACGACGACTACATGAAGGCGGCCGACCTGGAAGCCAAGTTCGCCGAATACGACGGCTACACCGCCGAGGCACGTGCCGGCGAACTGCTGCTGGGCGTAGGCGTGCCCATCGAACAGCACAATGGTCCCATGAGCAATGTCGCGCCCGGCTGGAAGCTGCGCGTGCTGCTGGCGCAGGCGCTGTTCTCCAACCCGGACATCCTGCTGCTGGACGAACCGACCAACAACCTGGACATCAACACCATCCGCTGGCTGGAAGAAGTGCTCAACGAGCGCAATTCCACCATGATCATCATTTCCCACGATCGCCACTTCCTGAACCAGGTCTGCACCCACATGGCCGACATGGATTACGGCACGCTGAAGATCTATCCGGGCAACTACGACGACTACATGCTGGCCTCTTCGCAAGCGCGCGCCCAGCAGCTGGCCGCCAATGCCAAGGCCAAGGAAAAGGTCGCCGAACTGCAGGACTTCGTGCGCCGCTTCTCGGCCAACAAGTCCAAGGCCCGCCAGGCCACTTCGCGCGCCAAGCAGATCGACAAGATCAAGGTCGAGGACATCAAGCCGTCTTCCCGCGTGAATCCCTTCATCCGCTTCGAAGGTGAGAAGAAGCTGCACCGCCTGGCCGTGGAAACCCAGGGCATCACCAAGACCTACGACCGCGACATCTTCAAGAACTTCAGCATCATGGTCGAAGCCGGCGAGAAGATCGCCATCATCGGCGCCAACGGCGCCGGTAAGACCACCTTGCTGCGCAGCATCGGCGGCGACGTCACCGGCTTGCATCCCGATGGCGGTCTGGTGAAGTGGGCCGAAAACGCCAACGTCGGCTACATGCCGCAGGATCCGACCGAAGAATTCGCTGGCGGCGAAACCCTGACCGACTGGATGGGCAAGTGGACCCAGGAAGGCGACGATGACCAGGCCGTGCGCGGCATCCTGGGCCGTCTGCTGTTCTCGGGCGATGATGTGAAGAAGTCGGTGAAGGTGCTCTCCGGTGGCGAAAAGGGCCGCATGATGTACGGCAAGCTGATGCTGGGCCGCCACAACGTGCTGCTGATGGATGAACCGACCAACCACATGGACATGGAATCCATCGAGTCGCTCAACATCGCGCTGGAAAAGTACGCCGGCACCCTGATCTTCGTCTCGCACGACCGTGAATTCGTGTCTTCGCTGGCCACCCGCATCCTCGAAGTGAAGGATGGTCAAGTGATCGACTTCCAGGGCGGCTATGAAGACTACCTGGCCAGCCAGGGCATCGAATAA
- the tadA gene encoding tRNA adenosine(34) deaminase TadA yields MDAPCTVPSASSAAGEADLLHMRAALEQARHAWALGEVPVGAVVVKDGVVIATGFNQPIGKHDPTAHAEIMALRRAAEILGNYRLPGCELYVTLEPCVMCSGAMMHARLARVVFGAADPKTGACGSVLNLFEQDQLNHHTALLGGVMAEECGQLLKDFFAMRREQLKQQRLQAAAGEGSQENGAA; encoded by the coding sequence ATGGACGCGCCTTGCACTGTGCCATCCGCATCATCGGCGGCTGGCGAGGCCGATCTGCTGCACATGCGCGCCGCGCTGGAGCAGGCCCGGCATGCCTGGGCGCTGGGCGAGGTGCCGGTGGGGGCGGTGGTGGTCAAGGATGGCGTCGTCATCGCCACCGGCTTCAACCAGCCCATCGGCAAGCATGACCCCACCGCGCATGCCGAGATCATGGCCTTGCGCCGCGCAGCGGAAATCCTGGGCAACTATCGCTTGCCGGGTTGTGAACTGTATGTGACGCTGGAGCCTTGCGTGATGTGTTCCGGCGCCATGATGCATGCGCGCCTGGCGCGGGTGGTGTTTGGCGCCGCCGATCCCAAGACCGGCGCCTGCGGTTCGGTGCTCAACCTGTTCGAGCAGGACCAGTTGAATCATCACACGGCCCTGCTGGGCGGCGTCATGGCCGAGGAGTGCGGACAATTGTTGAAGGATTTCTTTGCCATGCGGCGCGAGCAGCTCAAGCAGCAACGTCTGCAAGCTGCCGCCGGCGAGGGCAGTCAGGAAAATGGAGCAGCATGA
- the queD gene encoding 6-carboxytetrahydropterin synthase QueD, whose amino-acid sequence MLTITRKLEFDAGHRIPDHKSQCRNLHGHRYTLEITLTGAVIDIEGNSDNGMIMDFSDIKALAKEHLVDVWDHAFLVYEKDTPVRDFLASLPGHKTVIIGSIPTVENLAREAFAILKAAYKDRYGTGLHLQKLVLHETPNCWAEITAD is encoded by the coding sequence ATGCTGACCATCACCCGCAAACTCGAATTCGACGCCGGCCACCGTATCCCTGACCACAAGAGCCAGTGCCGCAACCTGCACGGCCACCGCTATACGCTGGAAATCACCCTGACCGGCGCGGTCATCGACATCGAGGGCAATTCCGACAATGGCATGATCATGGATTTCTCCGACATCAAGGCGCTGGCCAAGGAGCACCTGGTCGATGTCTGGGACCACGCCTTCCTGGTCTATGAAAAGGACACGCCCGTGCGCGACTTCCTGGCCAGCCTGCCGGGCCACAAGACGGTCATCATCGGCAGCATCCCGACCGTGGAAAACCTGGCCCGCGAAGCTTTCGCCATCCTCAAGGCGGCCTACAAGGACCGCTATGGCACCGGCCTGCACCTGCAAAAGCTGGTGCTGCATGAAACGCCCAATTGCTGGGCCGAGATCACGGCAGACTGA
- the queE gene encoding 7-carboxy-7-deazaguanine synthase, producing MTYSIKEIFYTLQGEGAHAGRPAVFCRFSGCNLWTGREEDRVRAICQFCDTDFVGTDGENGGKFKSPAELAAKIDSLWPARYAPSKYVVFTGGEPLLQLDAALIEAMHAVGFEIAIETNGTIDVPDGVDWICVSPKMGSELKVRRGSELKVVVPQPGQPLDEYEKLDFQHFLLQPMDGLQAAANTRLAIEMVKNNPKWKLSIQTHKLLNIP from the coding sequence GTGACTTACAGCATCAAAGAAATCTTCTATACCTTGCAGGGCGAGGGCGCTCATGCCGGTCGTCCGGCAGTGTTTTGCCGTTTTTCGGGCTGCAACCTGTGGACCGGACGCGAGGAAGACCGCGTACGCGCCATCTGCCAGTTCTGCGACACCGACTTTGTCGGGACCGATGGCGAAAACGGCGGCAAATTCAAGTCTCCCGCCGAACTGGCCGCCAAGATCGACAGCCTCTGGCCCGCCCGCTATGCGCCCAGCAAGTATGTGGTCTTCACCGGCGGCGAACCTTTGCTGCAACTGGATGCCGCCTTGATCGAGGCAATGCACGCGGTGGGCTTTGAAATCGCCATCGAGACCAACGGCACCATCGACGTGCCGGATGGCGTGGACTGGATCTGTGTGAGCCCCAAGATGGGCTCGGAACTGAAGGTCCGGCGCGGCAGTGAACTCAAAGTCGTGGTGCCGCAGCCCGGCCAGCCGCTGGATGAGTATGAAAAGCTGGACTTCCAGCACTTCCTGCTGCAACCCATGGACGGCTTGCAGGCGGCTGCCAATACCCGTCTGGCCATCGAGATGGTCAAGAACAATCCCAAGTGGAAGCTGAGCATCCAGACCCACAAGCTGCTCAATATCCCCTGA
- a CDS encoding acyltransferase family protein has translation MSILQRPALSHSKYRSDIDGLRAIAVLAVVSFHGFPNFVRGGFIGVDVFFVISGYLISTIIFENLDRGTFTFTEFYARRVRRIFPALLLVLSTCFVVGWFVLLTDEYKQLGKHIAGGAGFVSNFLLRDESGYFDNSAETKPLLHLWSLGIEEQFYILWPMLLFFSWRRKFNLLTITIIVALASFAANIKGINKDATAAFYLPQSRFWELLSGTLLAWFTLYKQHTTIELRPRLGTWILQLIYSEKRKSDGKFLIDVSSITGLCIVLYGFWRINKELAFPGVWALVPILGTILIIAAGPAAWVNRTLLSNKILVWFGLISFPLYLWHWPVLSFARIVENELPSYPLRVGAIALAIILAWLTYEIVERPIRTGNNANTKITVTALIGLMALVGAVGYRTFAANGWESRMSPDITRISRAAGEWQYPGKLTAFNFENRTFYRQNSNMDEITLFIGDSNIEQYYVRTDELISTKPNNSNSVVFATGGGCLAIPGSPYDEAHMSCANLMETALNYAKTNASVASVVIGAQWNSYLSDGYGLRGSFGTAGKDYSAALNRLARYIRELKYLGKKVYFILNIPIGDELDPKFMITRNLKHFPHVINLKERGLNRKDIDERYGKIQKDLEQIARAAGADVVNPMDFLCNATKCSSLDDEGEPIYKDRSHLRPQYVRYRASFIDEFLTWH, from the coding sequence ATGAGCATCCTTCAACGCCCCGCACTTTCACACTCGAAATATCGCTCAGACATTGATGGTTTAAGGGCTATCGCGGTGTTAGCAGTAGTGAGCTTTCACGGCTTCCCCAATTTCGTTAGAGGTGGATTTATCGGAGTAGATGTTTTCTTTGTTATCTCCGGATACCTTATCTCAACCATCATTTTTGAGAATCTGGACAGAGGCACCTTTACTTTTACGGAATTCTACGCTCGCCGCGTAAGACGCATTTTTCCTGCCCTTCTTCTCGTATTAAGCACATGCTTTGTTGTGGGTTGGTTCGTTCTGCTAACGGACGAATATAAGCAGCTAGGCAAACATATTGCAGGTGGCGCCGGCTTTGTTTCGAACTTTCTTTTGAGAGATGAGTCCGGCTATTTCGACAATAGCGCTGAAACCAAGCCCTTGTTACACTTGTGGAGTTTAGGTATTGAGGAACAATTTTATATTTTATGGCCGATGTTATTATTTTTTTCCTGGCGACGGAAATTCAACCTCTTAACAATCACCATTATTGTCGCCTTAGCTTCTTTTGCTGCAAATATTAAAGGAATTAATAAAGATGCGACAGCCGCTTTTTATCTACCCCAGTCACGATTTTGGGAACTGCTAAGCGGCACCTTGTTGGCATGGTTCACGCTTTATAAGCAACACACAACAATCGAACTTAGGCCCAGATTAGGTACGTGGATACTTCAGCTTATATATAGCGAAAAGCGGAAGTCTGACGGAAAATTTTTAATCGACGTCTCGTCCATCACTGGCTTGTGCATAGTGCTGTACGGCTTCTGGCGAATCAATAAAGAACTGGCGTTCCCTGGGGTGTGGGCATTGGTTCCCATTCTAGGCACCATATTAATTATTGCCGCCGGGCCGGCAGCCTGGGTTAATCGCACCTTGCTTTCCAACAAAATTCTGGTGTGGTTTGGACTGATTAGCTTCCCACTTTACCTGTGGCATTGGCCTGTACTTTCTTTTGCAAGGATAGTCGAGAATGAATTGCCAAGCTATCCATTGCGCGTAGGAGCGATAGCCCTTGCTATCATTCTCGCCTGGCTTACGTATGAGATTGTTGAGCGCCCTATACGCACAGGAAATAACGCCAACACAAAAATCACAGTAACTGCGCTTATAGGCCTGATGGCCCTCGTGGGGGCTGTCGGCTACAGGACATTTGCGGCTAATGGATGGGAGTCCAGAATGTCCCCAGATATCACCAGAATTTCCAGGGCAGCCGGTGAGTGGCAGTATCCCGGAAAACTAACCGCTTTCAATTTTGAAAACAGAACCTTCTACCGCCAAAATTCGAACATGGATGAAATCACATTGTTTATCGGCGATTCGAATATTGAGCAATACTACGTCCGCACCGATGAGTTAATTTCGACCAAGCCGAACAACAGCAATAGCGTAGTTTTTGCAACTGGAGGTGGCTGCCTTGCCATTCCTGGCTCTCCATATGACGAGGCTCATATGAGTTGTGCCAACTTAATGGAAACCGCGCTCAACTATGCCAAAACTAATGCAAGCGTAGCAAGCGTCGTTATAGGCGCCCAATGGAATAGCTATTTATCAGACGGATATGGATTAAGAGGAAGTTTTGGAACTGCAGGCAAGGACTATTCCGCAGCCTTAAACCGCTTGGCCAGATATATAAGAGAACTAAAGTATTTAGGGAAAAAAGTTTATTTCATTTTAAACATCCCAATCGGAGATGAACTTGATCCCAAATTTATGATTACGCGCAACCTCAAGCATTTCCCACATGTAATTAATCTGAAAGAGAGAGGATTGAATAGAAAAGATATTGATGAAAGATATGGAAAAATACAAAAGGATTTAGAGCAGATCGCGCGGGCCGCTGGAGCGGACGTGGTAAATCCTATGGACTTTTTATGCAACGCTACCAAATGTTCGAGCTTGGATGATGAAGGTGAACCCATCTACAAAGATAGATCTCATTTGCGTCCGCAGTATGTAAGATATAGGGCAAGCTTTATAGATGAATTTCTTACGTGGCATTAG
- the ldcA gene encoding muramoyltetrapeptide carboxypeptidase: MMTAGRELLDGLVPPGTGVAIVAPCGHAGVDPERVPRGVALLESLGCRVRNFYDHQQRYQRFGATDEQRAAQLMEAAADPDVEVILGLRGSYGMSRILPTLDIPALAASGKLLVGYSDFTALQCALLAHGGQGGFQGPMLCGDFGAETPDWQALACFWKTLTSPQVTVRNYSGPDGMDRAPIGDRRTDPASPVVRCEGKLWGGNLAMMAHMVGHPQFAPVEGGILFLEDVNEHPFRVERMILQLHQAGVLARQRAILLGDFSGYRLAEIDNGYDFTQMLAFLRQHIATPIVTGLPFGHVRDLVTLPIGAHAVLDAQGADGFTLTLSDYPTLTRR; this comes from the coding sequence ATGATGACAGCAGGTCGTGAACTTCTGGATGGTCTGGTTCCGCCCGGCACCGGCGTAGCCATCGTGGCGCCCTGCGGTCACGCCGGCGTTGACCCCGAGCGGGTGCCGCGCGGCGTGGCGCTGCTGGAGTCGCTGGGTTGCCGGGTGCGCAACTTCTATGATCATCAGCAGCGCTACCAGCGCTTCGGCGCGACCGATGAGCAGCGCGCTGCACAGTTGATGGAAGCCGCCGCCGATCCAGACGTGGAGGTGATCCTCGGCCTGCGCGGCTCCTACGGCATGAGCCGCATCCTTCCCACGCTGGATATCCCCGCCCTGGCGGCCAGCGGCAAGCTGCTGGTGGGGTATAGCGACTTTACCGCCCTGCAATGCGCCTTGCTGGCGCATGGCGGCCAGGGTGGTTTCCAGGGGCCGATGCTGTGCGGAGACTTCGGTGCGGAAACGCCGGATTGGCAGGCCCTGGCCTGCTTCTGGAAGACGTTGACCTCGCCCCAGGTGACGGTGCGCAACTACAGTGGGCCGGATGGCATGGACCGCGCCCCCATCGGCGACCGTCGTACCGATCCGGCCAGCCCCGTGGTGCGCTGCGAGGGCAAGCTGTGGGGCGGCAACCTGGCGATGATGGCGCACATGGTGGGCCATCCGCAGTTTGCCCCGGTCGAGGGCGGCATCCTGTTCCTGGAAGATGTGAACGAGCATCCCTTCCGGGTCGAGCGCATGATCTTGCAATTGCATCAGGCAGGTGTACTGGCCAGGCAGCGCGCCATCTTGCTGGGCGACTTCTCGGGCTATCGCCTGGCCGAGATCGACAACGGCTACGATTTCACCCAGATGCTGGCCTTCCTGCGCCAGCACATCGCCACGCCCATCGTCACCGGCCTGCCGTTCGGCCACGTGCGCGACCTGGTCACCTTGCCCATCGGCGCACATGCAGTGCTGGATGCGCAGGGCGCGGATGGCTTTACGCTGACCCTGTCGGATTATCCGACCCTGACCCGCCGCTGA
- a CDS encoding DUF1439 domain-containing protein, protein MKRALFPVALCLSGVALIPALGQAADSGYNIWTNEYTVSRQQLQSAIAPQFPRKLRYMDIFDVTLSNPRLGMLPADNRMNTVVDAQIANPLLLQRPVNAVLTLSSAFKYDPATRSLRLDAPKVDKVDSSDLPPQYAQQLTALGNAAADQFLRDYALYTFKPEQLQMNGKRFEPGKITVEQDAVKVEIKEK, encoded by the coding sequence ATGAAGCGAGCCCTCTTCCCTGTCGCGCTCTGCCTCTCCGGCGTCGCCCTGATCCCCGCCCTGGGCCAGGCCGCCGACAGCGGCTACAACATCTGGACCAACGAATACACCGTGTCCAGGCAGCAACTGCAGAGCGCCATTGCGCCGCAGTTCCCGCGCAAGCTGCGCTACATGGACATCTTCGACGTCACACTGAGCAATCCGCGCCTGGGCATGCTGCCTGCCGACAATCGCATGAATACGGTGGTCGATGCGCAGATCGCCAATCCCTTGCTGTTGCAGCGTCCGGTCAATGCCGTGCTGACGCTGAGCAGCGCTTTCAAATACGACCCGGCCACACGTTCGCTGCGACTGGATGCGCCCAAGGTGGACAAGGTCGACAGCAGCGACCTGCCGCCACAGTACGCACAGCAACTGACCGCCTTGGGCAACGCGGCAGCTGACCAGTTCCTGCGCGACTATGCGCTCTATACCTTCAAGCCGGAACAGCTGCAGATGAACGGCAAGCGCTTCGAACCGGGCAAGATCACCGTCGAGCAGGATGCGGTGAAGGTCGAGATCAAGGAAAAATGA